A single region of the Streptomyces sp. ITFR-16 genome encodes:
- a CDS encoding ABC transporter substrate-binding protein: protein MRGAKSAKWVAGAAIIALAATACGDGDDNADKGGAKGAVNADGIFSVEVGEPQNPLQPANTMESNGSIVTDAIFSQLVDYDPSGKLEMINAESVDTKDSKLWTIKLKKDWKFHDGTPVTAESYVKAWNWAANIKNAQTNASWFADIKGFADVHPEDPKAKPKADAMSGLKIVDDSTFTVELNNPLPYFSYKLGYTVFSPLPESFYADPKAAGQKPVGNGAYKFVSWDHKKQIKVVRNDDYKGADKAKNGGVIFKNYTTLETAYEDLKSGNVDVLRQIAPKDLPVYRSDLGDRAVDKPYSAIQTLGVAMYTKQWKNTDPKVLQGLSMAIDRDTITKTVLQGTREPATGWVAQGVLGYQPNVAGDVTKYNPTKAKALIKEGGGVPGNKIYIQFNADGGHKEWVEAVCNSITQATGVACAGDSKADFQADLNARDAKQVKSFYRGAWVLDYPVNANFISDLFRTGAAGNNGFFSNKDLDKKIKAADSAATLDESVKGYQEIEKELVKYMPTIPLWYYKVNAGYSEKVQNVQYAQDGDPILTQVQVKK, encoded by the coding sequence ATGCGTGGTGCCAAGAGCGCCAAGTGGGTCGCGGGAGCGGCCATCATCGCCCTGGCTGCGACTGCCTGTGGCGACGGCGACGACAATGCCGACAAGGGGGGCGCCAAGGGTGCCGTCAACGCCGACGGCATCTTCTCCGTCGAGGTCGGTGAGCCGCAGAACCCGCTGCAGCCGGCCAACACGATGGAGTCGAACGGCAGCATCGTCACCGACGCGATCTTCTCGCAGCTGGTTGACTACGACCCGTCCGGCAAGCTTGAGATGATCAACGCGGAGTCTGTCGACACCAAGGACAGCAAGCTCTGGACGATCAAGCTCAAGAAGGACTGGAAGTTCCACGACGGCACGCCCGTCACCGCGGAGTCCTACGTCAAGGCGTGGAACTGGGCCGCGAACATCAAGAACGCTCAGACCAACGCGTCCTGGTTCGCCGACATCAAGGGCTTCGCCGACGTTCACCCCGAGGACCCGAAGGCCAAGCCCAAGGCCGACGCCATGTCGGGTCTGAAGATCGTCGACGACTCCACCTTCACCGTCGAGCTCAACAACCCGCTGCCGTACTTCTCGTACAAGCTCGGCTACACGGTCTTCTCTCCGCTGCCCGAGTCCTTCTACGCGGACCCGAAGGCCGCCGGCCAGAAGCCGGTCGGCAACGGTGCGTACAAGTTCGTCAGCTGGGACCACAAGAAGCAGATCAAGGTCGTCCGCAACGACGACTACAAGGGTGCTGACAAGGCGAAGAACGGTGGTGTGATCTTCAAGAACTACACCACTCTCGAAACCGCCTACGAGGACCTGAAGTCCGGCAACGTCGACGTGCTGCGCCAGATCGCGCCGAAGGACCTTCCGGTCTACCGGTCCGACCTCGGCGACCGTGCGGTGGACAAGCCGTACTCCGCGATCCAGACGCTCGGCGTCGCCATGTACACCAAGCAGTGGAAGAACACCGACCCGAAGGTCCTGCAGGGCCTGTCGATGGCGATCGACCGCGACACCATCACCAAGACGGTGCTCCAGGGCACCCGCGAGCCGGCCACGGGCTGGGTGGCCCAGGGCGTTCTCGGCTACCAGCCGAACGTCGCGGGTGACGTCACCAAGTACAACCCGACCAAGGCGAAGGCCCTCATCAAGGAGGGCGGCGGTGTTCCGGGTAACAAGATCTACATCCAGTTCAACGCCGACGGTGGTCACAAGGAATGGGTCGAGGCTGTCTGCAACAGCATCACCCAGGCGACCGGTGTCGCGTGCGCCGGCGACTCGAAGGCCGACTTCCAGGCGGACCTGAACGCCCGTGACGCCAAGCAGGTCAAGTCGTTCTACCGCGGCGCCTGGGTGCTCGACTACCCGGTGAACGCGAACTTCATCAGCGACCTGTTCCGTACGGGTGCGGCCGGTAACAACGGCTTCTTCTCCAACAAGGACCTCGACAAGAAGATCAAGGCCGCGGACTCCGCTGCCACGCTCGACGAGTCGGTCAAGGGGTACCAGGAGATCGAGAAGGAGCTGGTCAAGTACATGCCGACCATTCCGCTCTGGTACTACAAGGTCAACGCCGGTTACTCGGAGAAGGTCCAGAACGTTCAGTACGCCCAGGACGGCGACCCGATCCTGACCCAGGTTCAGGTCAAGAAGTAA
- the typA gene encoding translational GTPase TypA, with amino-acid sequence MPTRHDIRNVAIVAHVDHGKTTLVDAMLKQAGSFAAHAAESLDDRMMDSNDLEREKGITILAKNTAVKYHPKDGGDVITINIIDTPGHADFGGEVERGLSMVDAVVLLVDASEGPLPQTRFVLRKALTAKLPVILCINKTDRPDSRIAEVIDETYDLFLDLDADEDQIEFPIVYACARDGVASLTKPEDGTVPQDSTNLEPFFSTILSTVPAPEYDEEAPLQAHVTNLDADNFLGRIALCRVEQGELRKGQTVTWIKRDGTQSNVRITELLMTEALTRKPAEKAGPGDICAIAGIPDIMIGETLADPENPIALPLITVDEPAISMTIGANTSPLVGKGGKGHKVTARQIKDRLDRELIGNVSLRVLETERPDAWEVQGRGELALAILVEQMRREGFELTVGKPEVVTKQVDGKTHEPIERMTIDSPEEHLGAITQLMATRKGRMETMTNHGSGWVRMEWIVPSRGLIGFRTEFLTQTRGTGIAHSLFEGHEPWFGELRTRHNGSLVADRAGTVTPFAMVNLQERGVIFTEAGTEVYEGMIIGENSRADDMDVNITKEKKLTNMRAASADTTENVVPARKLSLEQSLEFCRDDECIEVTPETVRIRKVVLDQKDRGRAASRAKHN; translated from the coding sequence ATGCCCACGCGCCACGACATCCGTAACGTAGCCATCGTCGCCCACGTCGACCACGGCAAGACCACGCTGGTCGACGCCATGCTCAAGCAGGCCGGCTCCTTCGCCGCGCACGCTGCCGAGTCGCTCGACGACCGCATGATGGACTCGAACGACCTGGAGCGTGAGAAGGGCATCACGATCCTGGCCAAGAACACGGCCGTGAAGTACCACCCCAAGGATGGCGGCGACGTCATCACGATCAACATCATCGACACCCCCGGCCACGCCGACTTCGGTGGTGAGGTCGAGCGCGGCCTGTCGATGGTGGACGCGGTCGTGCTGCTGGTCGACGCCTCCGAGGGCCCGCTGCCGCAGACCCGCTTCGTGCTCCGCAAGGCGCTGACGGCCAAGCTGCCGGTCATCCTCTGCATCAACAAGACGGACCGCCCGGACTCCCGGATCGCCGAGGTCATCGACGAGACGTACGACCTGTTCCTGGACCTGGACGCGGACGAGGACCAGATCGAGTTCCCGATCGTCTACGCCTGCGCCCGTGACGGTGTCGCCTCGCTGACCAAGCCGGAGGACGGCACGGTCCCGCAGGACAGCACCAACCTGGAGCCGTTCTTCAGCACCATCCTCTCCACGGTCCCGGCCCCCGAGTACGACGAGGAGGCCCCGCTCCAGGCGCACGTCACCAACCTGGACGCCGACAACTTCCTCGGCCGTATCGCGCTCTGCCGTGTCGAGCAGGGCGAGCTGCGCAAGGGCCAGACGGTCACCTGGATCAAGCGTGACGGCACGCAGTCCAACGTCCGGATCACCGAGCTGCTGATGACCGAGGCGCTCACCCGCAAGCCCGCCGAGAAGGCCGGCCCGGGTGACATCTGCGCGATCGCCGGTATCCCGGACATCATGATCGGCGAGACCCTGGCCGACCCGGAGAACCCGATCGCACTGCCGCTGATCACGGTGGACGAGCCGGCCATCTCGATGACCATCGGTGCCAACACCTCGCCGCTCGTCGGCAAGGGCGGCAAGGGCCACAAGGTCACCGCGCGCCAGATCAAGGACCGCCTCGACCGCGAGCTCATCGGTAACGTCTCGCTGCGCGTCCTGGAGACCGAGCGCCCGGACGCCTGGGAGGTCCAGGGCCGCGGTGAGCTGGCGCTCGCCATCCTGGTCGAGCAGATGCGCCGCGAGGGCTTCGAGCTGACCGTCGGCAAGCCGGAGGTCGTCACCAAGCAGGTCGACGGCAAGACGCACGAGCCGATCGAGCGCATGACGATCGACTCGCCCGAGGAGCACCTCGGCGCCATCACGCAGCTCATGGCGACCCGCAAGGGCCGCATGGAGACCATGACGAACCACGGTTCGGGCTGGGTCCGCATGGAGTGGATCGTCCCGTCCCGCGGCCTCATCGGCTTCCGTACGGAGTTCCTGACCCAGACCCGCGGCACGGGCATCGCGCACTCCCTCTTCGAGGGCCACGAGCCGTGGTTCGGCGAGCTGCGGACCCGTCACAACGGCTCCCTGGTCGCGGACCGCGCGGGCACGGTCACGCCGTTCGCGATGGTCAACCTCCAGGAGCGCGGTGTCATCTTCACCGAGGCCGGCACCGAGGTCTACGAGGGCATGATCATCGGCGAGAACTCGCGCGCCGACGACATGGACGTGAACATCACCAAGGAGAAGAAGCTCACCAACATGCGTGCGGCCTCCGCCGACACCACGGAGAACGTGGTGCCGGCCCGCAAGCTGTCGCTGGAGCAGTCCCTCGAGTTCTGCCGCGACGACGAGTGCATCGAGGTGACCCCGGAGACCGTGCGGATCCGCAAGGTCGTCCTGGACCAGAAGGACCGCGGCCGCGCCGCGTCGCGCGCCAAGCACAACTGA
- a CDS encoding ABC transporter ATP-binding protein yields MATINKTAEVPSARSGDDYVGPLLDVRDLHVEFHTRDGVAKAVNGVNYSVNAGETLAVLGESGSGKSVTAQAIMGILDMPPGKIPQGEILFRGQDMLKMSYEERRQIRGRKIAMIFQDALSSLNPVLTVGYQLGEMFRVHQGLSKKEARARAIELMDQVKIPAAAARVADYPHQFSGGMRQRIMIAMALALEPDLIIADEPTTALDVTVQAQVMDLLAELQREYNMGLILITHDLGVVADVADKIAVMYAGRIVETAPVHEIYKRPAHPYTKGLLASIPRLDQKGQELFAIKGLPPNLLHVPSGCAFNPRCTMAQDICRTDIPALSPVTEQDGTELVGRGSACHFWKETIHG; encoded by the coding sequence GTGGCCACCATCAACAAGACCGCCGAAGTCCCGTCCGCACGCTCGGGGGACGACTACGTCGGCCCCCTCCTCGATGTCCGTGACCTGCACGTGGAGTTCCACACCCGCGACGGTGTGGCCAAGGCGGTCAACGGTGTCAACTACAGCGTGAACGCCGGGGAGACGCTCGCCGTGCTCGGTGAGTCCGGCTCCGGCAAGTCCGTGACGGCGCAGGCCATCATGGGCATCCTCGACATGCCGCCGGGCAAGATCCCGCAGGGCGAGATCCTCTTCCGCGGCCAGGACATGCTCAAGATGTCCTACGAGGAGCGCCGGCAGATCCGCGGCCGGAAGATCGCGATGATCTTCCAGGACGCGCTGTCCTCCCTCAACCCGGTCCTGACCGTCGGCTACCAGCTCGGCGAGATGTTCCGGGTCCACCAGGGCCTGTCCAAGAAGGAAGCCCGCGCCAGGGCCATCGAGCTGATGGACCAGGTCAAGATCCCGGCCGCCGCGGCCCGGGTCGCGGACTACCCGCACCAGTTCTCCGGCGGTATGCGCCAGCGCATCATGATCGCCATGGCGCTGGCCCTGGAGCCGGACCTGATCATCGCGGACGAGCCCACCACGGCGCTCGACGTGACCGTCCAGGCCCAGGTGATGGACCTGCTCGCGGAGCTCCAGCGCGAGTACAACATGGGCCTGATCCTGATCACGCACGACCTCGGCGTCGTCGCGGACGTCGCCGACAAGATCGCGGTGATGTACGCGGGCCGGATCGTCGAGACCGCCCCGGTGCACGAGATCTACAAGCGTCCGGCGCACCCCTACACCAAGGGTCTGCTGGCGTCGATCCCGCGCCTGGACCAGAAGGGCCAGGAGCTCTTCGCGATCAAGGGCCTGCCGCCCAACCTGCTGCACGTGCCCTCGGGTTGCGCCTTCAACCCGCGCTGCACCATGGCGCAGGACATCTGCCGTACGGACATCCCGGCGCTCAGCCCGGTGACCGAGCAGGACGGCACCGAGCTGGTCGGACGCGGCAGCGCCTGCCACTTCTGGAAGGAGACGATCCATGGCTGA
- a CDS encoding ABC transporter permease, protein MGRYVARRLLQMIPVFLGTTLLIFLMVYTLPGDPVRGLFGDKGADPATLAAMRHQLGLDQPILQQYWNYMSGIVLHGDFGDQIASGRPVTDVLGDAFPVTFRLAGMAFVIEIVIGIGLGMIAGLRAGRLTDNVILVFTLLIISIPVFVLGFIVKTVFAFQLGWIDPNVSSDAKWGELLAPAIVLGSLSLAYVARLTRTTMAENLRSDYMRTAIAKGLPKRRIVGVHLMRNSLIPVITFLGTDLGALMGGAVVTEGLFNVKGVGGTIYESIVKREGTTLVGLVTILVLVYLLMSLIVDLLYAVLDPRIRYA, encoded by the coding sequence ATGGGGCGCTATGTCGCACGACGACTGCTCCAGATGATCCCGGTCTTCCTCGGGACCACCCTGCTCATCTTCCTGATGGTCTACACACTGCCCGGCGACCCCGTGCGGGGCCTCTTCGGGGACAAGGGCGCCGACCCCGCCACCCTGGCCGCCATGCGGCACCAACTGGGGCTGGACCAGCCCATCCTGCAGCAGTACTGGAATTACATGTCAGGCATCGTCCTGCACGGTGATTTCGGTGATCAGATAGCCAGCGGACGTCCCGTCACGGACGTCCTCGGCGACGCGTTCCCCGTTACCTTCCGACTGGCGGGCATGGCCTTCGTCATCGAGATCGTCATCGGTATCGGTCTCGGGATGATCGCCGGTCTGCGTGCCGGCCGGCTCACCGACAACGTGATCCTGGTCTTCACCCTGCTGATCATCTCGATCCCGGTGTTCGTCCTCGGCTTCATCGTCAAGACGGTGTTCGCCTTCCAGCTCGGCTGGATCGATCCAAATGTTTCCAGTGACGCCAAGTGGGGCGAACTCCTCGCTCCTGCGATCGTTCTGGGGTCGCTGTCACTCGCCTATGTGGCGAGACTGACACGTACGACCATGGCCGAGAACCTGCGGTCTGACTACATGCGCACCGCCATCGCCAAGGGCCTGCCCAAGCGCCGCATCGTCGGTGTGCACCTGATGCGCAACTCGCTGATCCCCGTCATCACCTTCCTCGGCACCGACCTGGGTGCCCTGATGGGCGGCGCGGTCGTCACCGAGGGCCTGTTCAACGTCAAGGGCGTCGGCGGCACGATCTACGAGTCGATCGTCAAGCGCGAGGGCACGACGCTCGTCGGCCTCGTCACCATCCTGGTGCTCGTTTATCTCCTCATGAGCCTCATCGTCGACCTGCTGTACGCGGTCCTGGACCCGAGGATCCGTTATGCCTGA
- a CDS encoding dipeptide ABC transporter ATP-binding protein, which yields MSSTDPLLDVSGLTKHFPIKGGFPIRRTVGAVQAVDGLDFTVGTGESLGLVGESGCGKSTTGRLVTRLLEPTAGRISYRGQDISHASRKELAPIRSEIQMIFQDPYASLNPRQTVGKIVAAPMEINGIEPPGGREARVRELLETVGLNPEHYNRFPHEFSGGQRQRIGVARALALEPKLIVADEPVSALDVSIQAQVVNLLQKLQKELGIAFLFIAHDLAIVRHFSQRVAVMYLGRIVEIADREDLYGNPRHPYTRALLSAVPEATADDVPARERIRLTGDVPSPVNPPSGCRFRTRCWKATDTCATEAPPLVRVEGSREGHLTACHYPEDPGTVSVVPKARTVSDAVPLDKSDGGPKAGG from the coding sequence ATGAGCAGCACCGACCCCCTCCTGGACGTCTCCGGACTCACCAAGCACTTCCCGATCAAGGGCGGCTTCCCTATCCGGCGGACGGTCGGCGCGGTGCAGGCCGTGGACGGACTGGACTTCACGGTCGGTACGGGCGAGAGCCTGGGCCTGGTCGGCGAGTCCGGCTGCGGCAAGTCGACGACGGGCCGGCTGGTCACCCGCCTCCTGGAGCCGACGGCGGGCCGGATCTCCTACCGCGGGCAGGACATCTCCCACGCCTCGCGCAAGGAGCTGGCGCCGATCCGCTCCGAGATCCAGATGATCTTCCAGGACCCGTACGCCTCGCTGAATCCCCGGCAGACGGTCGGCAAGATCGTCGCGGCGCCGATGGAGATCAACGGCATCGAGCCGCCCGGCGGCCGCGAGGCGCGCGTCCGGGAGCTGCTGGAAACCGTCGGCCTCAACCCGGAGCACTACAACCGCTTCCCGCACGAGTTCTCCGGCGGCCAGCGTCAGCGCATCGGGGTCGCCCGCGCGCTGGCCCTGGAGCCGAAGCTGATCGTCGCCGACGAGCCGGTCTCGGCGCTGGACGTGTCGATCCAGGCCCAGGTGGTCAACCTGCTGCAGAAGCTGCAGAAGGAACTGGGCATCGCGTTCCTGTTCATCGCCCACGACCTGGCGATCGTGCGGCACTTCTCGCAGCGCGTGGCCGTGATGTACCTCGGCCGGATCGTGGAGATCGCCGACCGCGAGGACCTGTACGGCAACCCCCGCCACCCCTACACCCGGGCGCTGCTCTCGGCCGTGCCCGAGGCCACCGCGGACGACGTGCCGGCCCGCGAGCGCATCCGGCTGACCGGCGATGTGCCCTCCCCCGTCAATCCGCCCTCGGGCTGCCGCTTCCGCACCCGCTGCTGGAAGGCCACGGACACGTGCGCGACCGAGGCGCCGCCGCTGGTACGGGTGGAGGGCAGCCGGGAAGGCCATCTGACGGCCTGCCACTACCCGGAGGACCCCGGCACCGTATCGGTGGTCCCGAAGGCGCGTACGGTCTCCGACGCGGTCCCGCTCGACAAGAGCGACGGGGGCCCGAAGGCCGGGGGCTGA
- a CDS encoding dipeptide ABC transporter ATP-binding protein: MADLEKEPVDATPNVTEVETVDAATEAEAVAAIDAPVSQGEPILQVRNLVKHFPLTQGILFKKQVGAVKAVDGISFDLYAGETLGIVGESGCGKSTVAKLLMTLERATAGEVFYKGQDITKLSGRALKAVRRNIQMVFQDPYTSLNPRMTVGDIIGETYEIHPEVAPKGDRRRKVQELLDVVGLNPEYINRYPHQFSGGQRQRIGIARGLALNPEIIICDEPVSALDVSVQAQVINLMEKLQDEFNLSYLFIAHDLSIVRHISDRVGVMYLGKMAEIGTDEQIYDHPTHPYTQALLSAVPVPDPEAREGRERIILTGDVPSPANPPSGCRFRTRCWKAQDKCATEVPLLAVPERFKTSTTPAAHESACHFAEEKDVVHAS, encoded by the coding sequence ATGGCTGACCTCGAGAAGGAGCCCGTGGACGCCACCCCGAACGTCACCGAAGTGGAGACGGTCGACGCGGCCACCGAGGCGGAGGCCGTAGCCGCCATCGACGCGCCCGTGTCGCAGGGGGAGCCGATCCTCCAGGTGCGCAACCTGGTCAAGCACTTCCCGCTGACCCAGGGCATCCTGTTCAAGAAGCAGGTCGGCGCGGTCAAGGCCGTGGACGGGATCTCCTTCGATCTCTACGCGGGCGAGACGCTCGGCATCGTGGGCGAGTCCGGCTGTGGCAAGTCCACCGTCGCCAAGCTCCTGATGACGCTGGAGCGGGCCACCGCCGGCGAGGTCTTCTACAAGGGCCAGGACATCACCAAGCTGTCCGGCCGCGCGCTGAAGGCGGTGCGCCGCAACATCCAGATGGTCTTCCAGGACCCCTACACCTCGCTCAACCCGCGTATGACGGTCGGCGACATCATCGGGGAGACCTACGAGATCCACCCCGAGGTGGCTCCGAAGGGCGACCGGCGCCGCAAGGTGCAGGAACTCCTGGACGTCGTGGGGCTCAATCCGGAGTACATCAACCGGTACCCGCACCAGTTCTCCGGCGGCCAGCGCCAGCGCATCGGGATCGCCCGCGGCCTCGCGCTCAACCCGGAGATCATCATCTGCGACGAGCCGGTCTCCGCGCTCGACGTGTCGGTGCAGGCCCAGGTCATCAACCTGATGGAGAAGCTCCAGGACGAGTTCAACCTGAGCTACCTCTTCATCGCGCACGACCTGTCCATCGTCCGGCACATCTCCGACCGGGTCGGCGTGATGTACCTCGGCAAGATGGCCGAGATCGGCACGGACGAGCAGATCTACGACCACCCGACGCACCCCTACACCCAGGCGCTGCTGTCGGCGGTCCCGGTCCCCGACCCGGAGGCCCGTGAGGGCCGCGAGCGGATCATCCTCACCGGCGACGTCCCGTCCCCGGCCAACCCGCCGTCGGGCTGCCGCTTCCGCACCCGCTGCTGGAAGGCCCAGGACAAGTGCGCCACCGAGGTGCCGCTGCTGGCGGTCCCGGAGCGCTTCAAGACCTCCACGACGCCGGCCGCGCACGAGTCGGCGTGCCACTTCGCGGAGGAGAAGGACGTGGTGCACGCGTCCTGA
- a CDS encoding ABC transporter permease codes for MPDATKTAPAPEDAKAPIVDPAATVKADKARSLWGDAWRDLRSNWYFIVSSVLILILLVMAVFPGLFTSASPTSSDLVHHYLGKPELSKVGSAGWLGYDGQGHSVYARVIYGTRASVTVGVCVTLLVTLFGGLIGMLAGYFGGWVDALLSGFFTNVFLGIPFLLGAMVVLQAFTDHSVWVVVLALAFLGWTQIARVMRGAVIVIKQSDYVQAARALGAGTNRILFRHILPNAMAPVIVVATISLGVYISAEATLSYLGLGLADPTISWGMDISDGAAQIRVAQHILLYPSIMLSITVLAFIMLGEAVRNALDPKSR; via the coding sequence ATGCCTGACGCGACCAAGACCGCACCCGCCCCCGAGGACGCCAAGGCGCCCATCGTGGACCCGGCGGCGACCGTGAAGGCCGACAAAGCCCGCAGCCTGTGGGGCGACGCCTGGCGGGACCTGCGCTCCAACTGGTACTTCATCGTCTCCTCGGTACTCATCCTGATCCTGCTCGTGATGGCGGTGTTCCCGGGTCTGTTCACCAGCGCCTCGCCCACCAGCAGCGACCTGGTGCACCACTACCTGGGCAAGCCGGAGCTGAGCAAGGTCGGCTCCGCAGGCTGGCTCGGCTACGACGGCCAGGGCCACAGCGTCTACGCGCGTGTCATCTACGGCACCCGCGCCTCGGTCACCGTCGGCGTCTGCGTCACGCTCCTGGTGACGCTGTTCGGCGGCCTGATCGGCATGCTCGCCGGTTACTTCGGCGGCTGGGTCGACGCGCTGCTCTCCGGGTTCTTCACCAACGTGTTCCTCGGGATTCCGTTCCTGCTCGGAGCCATGGTGGTGCTGCAGGCCTTTACCGATCATTCGGTGTGGGTGGTTGTCCTTGCGCTCGCGTTCCTCGGCTGGACGCAGATCGCACGTGTCATGCGCGGCGCGGTGATCGTGATCAAGCAGTCGGACTACGTACAGGCCGCCAGAGCGCTGGGCGCGGGCACCAACCGGATCCTCTTCCGGCACATCCTGCCCAACGCCATGGCCCCCGTGATCGTGGTCGCGACCATCTCGCTGGGTGTCTACATCTCCGCCGAGGCGACCCTGTCCTACCTGGGTCTGGGTCTCGCCGACCCGACGATCTCCTGGGGCATGGACATCTCCGACGGCGCCGCCCAGATCCGCGTCGCGCAGCACATCCTGCTGTACCCGTCGATCATGCTCAGCATCACCGTTCTGGCGTTCATCATGCTCGGCGAAGCCGTCCGCAACGCCCTCGATCCGAAGTCGCGATAG